The Methanosphaera sp. BMS genome contains a region encoding:
- a CDS encoding ATP-binding protein — protein MKKYLPRYTDQELRESLEYMGAVLITGPKWCGKTTTAKQQCNSLKELQHPVYGKSYLKLADTNPLELLKGDKPMLIDEWQMAPELWDTVRYLVDESDEDGLYILTGSTVVDESKIMHSGAGRIKRILMRPMSLYESGESTGTISLMDLFNHENLNIDGLTSNLTIPDLIFAACRGGWPESLNKKSKKQQLAIVSNYIDIICSTDVSEVDGVKRRPQMVKAILKSYARNISTLATKKTLMKDVRTEHMDITAPTYNLYINALERLYVIQDIPAWSPNIRSANTIRKSHKKEFIDPSIAVASLNLTPEKLLKDFETFGFIFENLCIRDLLVYSSSVNGEVLYYNDDSGLEADCIIYLNDGRYALIEFKLGDREIDKGAKNLLKLKNLIKKSVENKKIDLEEPSFLAVITGKNMAYTRDDGVKVIPIGCLR, from the coding sequence ATGAAAAAATATTTGCCAAGATATACCGATCAGGAATTGAGAGAATCTCTAGAATATATGGGTGCTGTACTAATAACCGGTCCAAAATGGTGTGGTAAGACTACAACTGCTAAGCAGCAATGTAATAGTTTAAAAGAACTACAACATCCTGTTTATGGAAAATCTTACTTAAAACTTGCAGACACTAACCCATTAGAATTATTGAAAGGTGATAAACCAATGCTAATTGATGAATGGCAAATGGCACCAGAACTATGGGATACTGTAAGATATTTGGTGGATGAATCTGATGAAGATGGTCTATATATTCTTACTGGTTCAACAGTCGTGGATGAAAGTAAAATAATGCACTCTGGAGCAGGTAGGATAAAAAGAATACTAATGCGTCCAATGAGTCTATATGAAAGTGGAGAATCCACAGGGACAATATCATTAATGGACTTATTTAATCATGAAAACTTAAACATTGATGGTTTAACATCAAATTTAACAATACCTGATTTGATATTTGCCGCTTGTAGAGGTGGCTGGCCCGAATCATTAAACAAAAAAAGTAAAAAACAGCAATTGGCAATTGTATCTAATTACATAGATATCATATGTAGTACTGATGTTTCAGAAGTTGATGGAGTTAAACGCAGACCTCAAATGGTAAAAGCTATATTAAAATCTTATGCTAGAAATATATCAACACTGGCAACAAAAAAGACACTCATGAAAGATGTGAGAACAGAACACATGGATATCACTGCACCAACATATAACTTATACATCAATGCTCTTGAAAGGTTATATGTTATTCAAGACATTCCTGCATGGTCACCAAACATCAGATCTGCAAATACTATTAGAAAATCCCATAAAAAAGAATTCATAGATCCATCAATAGCAGTAGCAAGCCTTAACTTAACACCAGAAAAGTTACTAAAAGACTTTGAAACATTTGGATTCATATTTGAAAACCTATGCATACGTGATTTGTTGGTTTATTCCAGTTCAGTGAATGGGGAAGTGCTATATTATAATGATGATAGTGGTCTTGAAGCAGATTGCATTATATATCTAAATGATGGAAGATATGCATTAATAGAATTTAAATTAGGTGATCGAGAAATCGATAAAGGTGCAAAAAACTTACTTAAGCTGAAAAATTTAATTAAAAAAAGTGTAGAAAACAAAAAAATTGATTTAGAAGAGCCAAGTTTTTTAGCGGTCATCACAGGAAAGAATATGGCTTACACTAGAGATGATGGTGTAAAAGTTATTCCAATCGGATGTTTACGATAA
- a CDS encoding ATP-binding protein, whose translation MVQRELYIKKIEELIDTDLIKVITGIRRSGKSYFLKLIIDKLINERKVDKEDILLIDLELPPYNYITNRKQLDDIVLKFLENKNSRTYLFFDEIQMVDEWEKSITAYYKLPNTDIYITGSNSKLLSKELSTLLTGRYTSITIYPFSFNEFKDYKKELNDRCIFNKDTNTEIENYFDEYLEYGGMPGVIATRNRKITTLNDLFSSIVYNDIITRFNIRNSGLFRHILKFIIENIGNPLSPNAIYKHLKHDITKGLTPNTIYNYLEYLEEGYLLLGASKEKTSGYEEVTGFHKYYLIDQGFYKSELEEKQINIGRRIENMIYIHLLRNDYKVSIGNIKGREIDFIAKKNNKRIYIQVCYMLTKQSTINREFGSLLEIKDNYPKYVLSMDKYDFSREGIEHINIIDFLQNTNKYLN comes from the coding sequence ATGGTTCAAAGAGAATTATACATTAAAAAAATAGAAGAACTAATCGATACAGACCTGATAAAAGTAATAACAGGCATAAGAAGATCAGGCAAATCATACTTCCTAAAACTAATAATAGACAAGTTAATAAACGAAAGAAAAGTAGATAAAGAGGATATTCTACTGATAGATTTAGAGCTGCCACCATATAACTATATAACTAATCGCAAACAGCTAGACGATATAGTCCTAAAATTTCTTGAAAACAAAAACTCCAGAACATACCTCTTCTTTGATGAAATACAGATGGTCGATGAATGGGAAAAAAGCATTACCGCCTACTACAAGCTGCCCAACACAGACATATACATAACAGGATCAAATTCAAAACTATTATCAAAGGAATTATCAACACTCCTGACAGGACGATACACCAGCATAACCATTTATCCATTCTCATTCAATGAATTCAAAGACTATAAAAAAGAACTCAACGACAGATGCATATTTAACAAGGATACAAATACAGAAATAGAAAACTACTTTGACGAATACCTGGAATATGGTGGAATGCCGGGAGTAATCGCTACACGAAACAGGAAGATAACAACATTGAATGACCTGTTCTCCTCGATAGTATATAACGATATAATAACACGATTCAACATACGAAATTCAGGATTATTCAGACACATCCTAAAATTCATAATAGAAAATATAGGAAACCCACTATCCCCAAATGCAATATATAAACATTTAAAACACGATATAACAAAAGGATTAACTCCCAATACAATATATAACTATTTAGAATACCTTGAAGAAGGATACTTATTACTTGGAGCATCAAAGGAGAAAACATCCGGTTACGAAGAAGTTACCGGATTCCATAAATACTACCTAATCGACCAAGGATTCTACAAATCAGAATTAGAAGAAAAACAAATCAACATCGGAAGAAGAATAGAAAACATGATATACATACACCTGCTTAGAAATGACTATAAAGTAAGCATAGGCAACATCAAAGGGCGGGAGATTGACTTTATCGCCAAGAAAAACAATAAAAGAATTTACATCCAAGTATGCTACATGCTAACAAAACAGTCCACAATAAACAGAGAATTCGGATCACTTCTAGAAATAAAAGACAATTACCCAAAATACGTCCTCAGTATGGACAAATACGATTTCTCAAGAGAGGGAATAGAACATATAAACATAATAGACTTCCTACAGAACACCAACAAATACCTGAATTAA
- a CDS encoding DUF3990 domain-containing protein — protein MDNNIIYQGSNVEVPFPRILQNGFYKDFGYGFYCTTFKKQAKRWAMTKKGESIVNSYEYVSNSNLCILKFNKMSEEWLNFIVSCRNGIEHNYDIVEGPMADDQIWNFIEGFIEGNISREAFWELVKFNHPTHQICFNTEKALKTLTFKGSERL, from the coding sequence ATGGATAATAATATAATATATCAGGGCAGTAATGTGGAAGTGCCTTTTCCACGTATTCTACAGAATGGTTTTTATAAGGATTTCGGTTATGGTTTTTACTGCACCACGTTTAAAAAGCAAGCAAAACGGTGGGCTATGACAAAAAAAGGAGAATCAATTGTAAATTCATATGAATATGTATCAAATTCTAATTTATGCATCCTGAAGTTTAACAAAATGAGTGAAGAATGGTTGAATTTCATTGTAAGTTGTCGAAATGGTATAGAACATAATTATGATATAGTTGAAGGACCTATGGCAGATGATCAAATTTGGAATTTCATTGAAGGATTCATTGAAGGCAACATTTCAAGAGAAGCATTTTGGGAATTAGTAAAATTCAATCATCCAACACATCAAATTTGCTTTAACACCGAAAAAGCACTTAAAACCTTAACATTTAAAGGAAGTGAAAGATTATGA
- a CDS encoding ATP-binding protein, with the protein MSTIPLFLHDNLDKYFYNRKDDIKHINYLLRSLDDSIAQQLLLVGYRGVGKSYLIKKIRSQLPESFLSICLDISQIYGMEKGNMTPESILMEMLDKINSEYTSKSGKNDMTNYIKKQLQKIHTKDYTLDQATKIAEIPIPRSEENYKKLSKMTMQLPQKIVDESQSITGFVIFIDEFQLLRKLDNSDSFFWLIRSFNQHQHNVSYVFTGSLSKTSEFIKSLNGESGAFGGRLIQISIDPFTKEETRNYFKDNLDDINFTEEGFNTFYKCTRGIPLYINSFYNILSTQEVYDQEKIQQTFELNMEQILWKIAIIYASLNEYEQDIINILAQEGPSTWTKIFEKTTFTRKTFTKYLNNLLNAGLLEHIEDEYILDDMLNVWVKHENMKK; encoded by the coding sequence ATGTCAACAATACCATTATTTTTACACGACAATTTAGATAAATACTTCTATAACCGAAAAGATGATATCAAACATATAAATTATCTCTTGAGATCATTGGATGATTCCATAGCTCAACAATTACTATTAGTTGGATATAGAGGTGTTGGAAAGTCTTATTTAATTAAAAAGATAAGAAGTCAACTACCCGAATCATTTTTAAGTATATGTTTGGATATTTCACAAATATATGGTATGGAAAAGGGTAATATGACTCCGGAAAGTATACTGATGGAAATGTTAGATAAAATAAACAGTGAATATACCAGTAAATCAGGAAAAAATGACATGACAAATTATATTAAAAAGCAACTACAAAAAATCCATACAAAAGATTATACACTAGACCAAGCAACAAAAATAGCTGAAATACCAATACCACGAAGTGAAGAAAACTATAAAAAACTAAGTAAAATGACAATGCAACTACCACAAAAAATAGTTGATGAAAGCCAATCAATAACAGGATTTGTCATATTCATAGATGAATTCCAACTACTACGAAAATTAGATAATTCAGATTCATTCTTCTGGCTAATTCGAAGCTTCAACCAACACCAACATAATGTTAGCTATGTATTTACAGGTTCATTATCAAAAACTTCAGAATTCATCAAATCATTAAACGGTGAGTCAGGAGCATTTGGAGGTAGACTAATACAAATATCAATAGATCCATTCACCAAGGAAGAAACAAGAAACTACTTCAAAGATAACCTTGATGATATCAACTTCACAGAAGAAGGATTTAATACCTTTTATAAATGTACAAGGGGAATACCACTATACATAAACAGTTTCTACAACATATTATCAACACAAGAAGTATACGACCAAGAAAAAATCCAACAAACATTTGAATTAAACATGGAACAAATACTATGGAAAATAGCAATCATATATGCTTCCCTGAATGAATACGAACAGGACATAATAAATATATTAGCACAGGAAGGTCCAAGCACCTGGACTAAAATATTTGAAAAGACAACATTCACAAGAAAAACATTCACGAAATACCTGAACAATCTATTAAATGCAGGTTTACTAGAACATATTGAAGATGAATACATATTGGATGACATGTTAAATGTATGGGTAAAACACGAAAATATGAAAAAATAG
- a CDS encoding Ig-like domain-containing protein — MNNDNYAEYGITTYGSSTKVSLHIYGQNFATGTNIILNFTNIVNVEFYNLSNVNLLAWYVYDTGSHQLYIEEDIGTTTISNFYAPNVVLSMHKDNVNVYNSVFLIANIGSGNYAYHNLTFENNTIIAKGSKSTVSIANKALTLNATNITFRNNYMVCMKGGFNSGVVFSTANGANYLNNFIDENNGPFYENPLMLNNSNYNTYFNEDNTLKSEYENSVLFAVENITNPVIINAPVTLTALRGYGGYSTVNFIEGSDTSVIEDSIINKLTLNTVNGIKVNNNKLLDNDSIIEIINSADCIIENNTVNTKNTYTVTFDEDSVGNIVRNNELFASELTGDESVQTTDDNTVKSNMPLPVPELKIDITEFTAGQTATIQASIYLGKEVASDITGGKVVFKINGKTLKNSAGKVIYAKVVNGVAIIEDYTVPASWTNDTIITAVYSGSSKCEALNTTSSITIIKNEPTMTTEDITAAKASTITLTATVKDGDKAITTGKVVFKINGKTVKDANGKVIYAKVDANGVATIPDYTLPESLKTGTYTITAVFTAPNYTKLESNSTLTITA, encoded by the coding sequence TTGAACAATGACAATTACGCTGAATATGGGATAACTACATATGGAAGTAGTACTAAAGTAAGTTTACATATATATGGTCAAAATTTCGCTACTGGAACTAATATTATCCTAAATTTCACAAACATTGTAAATGTTGAATTTTACAATTTAAGTAATGTTAATCTACTTGCATGGTATGTTTATGATACAGGTTCACATCAGTTATATATTGAAGAAGACATAGGAACTACAACTATATCTAATTTCTATGCTCCTAATGTAGTATTAAGTATGCATAAAGATAATGTAAATGTATACAATTCAGTTTTCCTGATAGCAAATATAGGTTCAGGTAATTATGCTTATCATAATTTAACATTCGAGAATAATACGATAATTGCTAAAGGAAGTAAAAGTACTGTATCGATAGCTAATAAAGCATTGACATTAAATGCGACTAATATTACATTCAGAAATAATTACATGGTTTGTATGAAAGGTGGATTTAATTCCGGTGTTGTCTTTAGTACAGCAAATGGTGCAAATTATCTCAATAATTTTATTGATGAGAATAACGGACCATTTTATGAAAATCCATTAATGTTAAACAACAGTAATTATAATACTTACTTTAATGAAGATAATACATTAAAAAGTGAATATGAGAATAGTGTTTTATTTGCAGTTGAAAATATTACAAATCCTGTGATAATAAATGCTCCAGTTACCTTAACTGCACTTCGTGGATATGGAGGATATTCAACTGTAAACTTCATTGAAGGATCAGATACCTCAGTAATAGAAGATTCAATAATAAATAAACTCACATTAAATACAGTAAATGGTATAAAAGTAAACAATAATAAATTATTAGATAATGATAGTATTATAGAAATAATCAACTCAGCCGATTGTATTATAGAAAATAATACTGTAAATACTAAAAATACATATACTGTCACATTTGATGAGGATTCAGTAGGAAACATTGTAAGAAACAATGAATTATTTGCAAGTGAATTAACAGGTGATGAGAGTGTACAAACAACAGATGATAACACGGTAAAATCAAACATGCCTCTACCAGTACCAGAGCTAAAAATCGATATAACAGAATTCACAGCTGGACAAACAGCTACAATACAGGCAAGTATTTACCTAGGTAAAGAAGTAGCAAGTGATATAACTGGTGGAAAAGTAGTATTTAAAATAAACGGTAAAACACTTAAAAACTCTGCAGGTAAGGTAATATATGCTAAGGTAGTAAATGGTGTGGCAATAATCGAGGACTACACAGTACCAGCATCATGGACAAATGATACAATAATAACCGCTGTATACTCTGGATCAAGCAAATGTGAAGCATTAAACACAACATCAAGCATAACCATAATCAAAAACGAGCCAACAATGACAACCGAGGACATCACAGCAGCCAAGGCAAGTACAATAACACTTACTGCAACAGTAAAAGATGGAGATAAAGCAATAACTACGGGAAAAGTAGTATTTAAAATAAATGGTAAAACAGTTAAAGACGCAAACGGCAAGGTAATCTATGCTAAGGTAGATGCTAATGGAGTAGCAACAATCCCTGATTACACATTACCGGAATCATTGAAGACAGGAACATACACGATAACAGCAGTATTCACAGCACCAAACTACACAAAACTAGAAAGCAACAGTACTTTAACTATCACGGCATAA